Proteins from one bacterium genomic window:
- the rpmC gene encoding 50S ribosomal protein L29, whose product MLKAKELRQRNIEELTKTLHEERVRLSDLNFKLVGAQLKNVSEFSKIKKNIAVLATIINEKNA is encoded by the coding sequence ATGTTGAAAGCCAAAGAGTTAAGACAAAGGAATATTGAAGAACTAACCAAGACCTTACACGAAGAAAGGGTTAGGTTAAGTGATCTTAATTTTAAATTAGTCGGCGCTCAACTTAAGAATGTTAGTGAATTTAGCAAGATAAAAAAGAATATTGCGGTTTTAGCTACAATAATAAACGAAAAAAATGCCTAA
- the rpsC gene encoding 30S ribosomal protein S3 — MGHKINPVAFRLGIQKDWSSRWYSEKNRIIFLREDFSIREFLKEKLIKASVDGVDIVRSGNSISISIRSARPGMIIGRGGKGLDELQQGIKKVLGKIHAERKTKFNSTIKLEIEEIKKPELFARLVGKNITEQLEKRIPFRRAMKMMAEKVMAEPGIKGIKILAKGRLGGAEIARREQLTRGKIPLQNLRADIDYAHEEAHTTYGVIGVKVWLYKGDKFSDNIQER, encoded by the coding sequence ATGGGACATAAAATAAATCCAGTTGCCTTTAGACTAGGCATACAAAAAGATTGGAGCTCGAGGTGGTATAGCGAAAAAAATCGCATAATCTTTTTGCGTGAAGATTTTTCTATACGAGAATTTCTAAAAGAGAAATTGATTAAAGCTTCGGTGGATGGTGTTGATATTGTTAGATCGGGCAACTCTATTTCTATAAGTATAAGATCAGCTCGCCCGGGTATGATTATTGGCCGAGGTGGCAAGGGTTTAGACGAATTACAGCAGGGTATAAAAAAAGTTCTTGGGAAAATACACGCCGAGAGAAAAACAAAATTTAATTCCACCATAAAGCTAGAAATAGAAGAAATTAAAAAACCAGAATTATTTGCCAGATTAGTTGGAAAAAATATTACTGAACAGTTAGAAAAAAGAATTCCCTTTAGGCGTGCTATGAAGATGATGGCAGAGAAGGTTATGGCCGAACCCGGTATTAAAGGTATTAAAATTTTGGCCAAAGGCAGACTGGGTGGCGCCGAGATTGCCAGAAGAGAACAGTTGACAAGAGGTAAGATTCCGTTGCAAAATCTTAGAGCCGACATAGATTACGCCCACGAAGAAGCACATACAACCTATGGTGTTATTGGGGTTAAGGTTTGGCTGTATAAAGGCGATAAGTTTTCCGACAATATCCAAGAACGGTAG
- the rplP gene encoding 50S ribosomal protein L16 has translation MLLPKRVKHRKWHRGRSRGVASRGNKLDFGSFGLKSLETCWLTSRQIEAARRAMTHHMQRGGKVWIRVFPSKPVTKKGAEVGMGGGKGAVDHFVFPLKPGHVIFEIDGLAKDTAEEALRLAAHKLPVMTKIISR, from the coding sequence ATGTTACTACCTAAAAGAGTAAAACACAGGAAATGGCATAGGGGCCGCAGTCGCGGTGTAGCTTCACGCGGAAACAAACTAGATTTTGGTAGTTTTGGCTTAAAATCGCTCGAAACATGTTGGTTAACTTCAAGACAAATTGAAGCCGCTAGACGCGCTATGACGCATCATATGCAAAGAGGTGGTAAGGTCTGGATTAGGGTTTTTCCGTCTAAACCAGTTACAAAGAAAGGCGCAGAAGTAGGTATGGGCGGAGGCAAAGGCGCGGTGGATCATTTTGTTTTTCCGTTAAAGCCGGGTCATGTAATTTTCGAAATAGATGGTTTAGCCAAAGATACAGCAGAGGAAGCCTTAAGATTAGCTGCGCACAAGTTACCGGTAATGACAAAAATAATTTCAAGATAA
- the rpsQ gene encoding 30S ribosomal protein S17: MPKRILTGKIVSNKMQKTVVVAVTSIKAHPKYKKRFKSTKKYQAHYEGEALNIGDTVMIEESKPISKNKNWILKDVVRSISSSSEENIK; encoded by the coding sequence ATGCCTAAAAGAATTTTAACCGGAAAAATAGTAAGTAATAAAATGCAAAAAACCGTAGTGGTGGCGGTTACTTCTATTAAGGCGCATCCAAAATATAAAAAGAGATTTAAATCAACAAAAAAATATCAGGCTCATTACGAGGGTGAAGCCTTAAATATTGGAGACACCGTTATGATTGAAGAATCAAAGCCTATATCTAAAAATAAAAACTGGATTTTAAAGGATGTGGTCAGGAGTATTTCATCTAGTTCGGAAGAAAATATTAAATAA